One segment of Primulina tabacum isolate GXHZ01 chromosome 6, ASM2559414v2, whole genome shotgun sequence DNA contains the following:
- the LOC142549015 gene encoding uncharacterized protein LOC142549015, which yields MLKKSLGSFSTQISAHFPPNFWPNLQPNFRPIQHTLTSRNNAYLLPFSASTSINNTLKKSSLAPPTAGLLAADRRPPTAGLQATACIPPLRVYKMENLQEELRKKDIGWNYGRMVNPDKISDGILCNFCQKVTKGGVTRLKQHLAGGFKNTKLCPKAPACVKQEMKDHFEEKLAQKTVMDSMPHFDDVFDIEEQGDDIDPYGDPSSHGKRSVSMSSSSNSSMLMPKKPRSLGPINAFFKLDAKNQGGKAPQFNEVQKKLRSDAVQKFARWMYDAGIAFNAVKYDSLKPMIEAIGQYGPRMKPPSYHEVREPLLKEEINHTKLILKQNEEEMTKNGCTLMADGWRDRKGRSLINFLVNTPKGSMFIESVDASSYSHTGEKMFELLDKFVQKVGVNNIVQVVTDSASNNVYAGKKLMDKYPNLYWAPCAAHCLDLMFEDIFKMSDLKRALERAINVNGYIYNRTMVLNMMREFTGQRDLIRPDKTRFATAFLTMRSFQQHKQHLRKMFTSENWSKSKFAKEQTGKQAQKIILMPSFWNSIIFAMKVGGPLLEVLRLVDGEKKPAMSYIYEAMDRAKEKIAKAFGNNEDRYKEVFEIIDNRWQLQLHQDLHAAGYFLNPQFFYSNSEIEQDEEVVTGLYNAISRLTFDGETERKIHTELLKYKQAEGLFGKEVAIQMRKVVSPAAWWNSYGASTPKLQKLAQKILSLTCSSSGCERNWSVFEHLHSKKMNRLEQKRLNDLVFIKYNRALRRRYDSRDAIDPIILTEVDDGNEWLLGRLEDEEPDFVHDGDDLTWQDVADVVGVDEAPYTLRKSKGASKATSTSTGSSKAATSKSRGKRPIETSTTHNFIDDDEFEFDEESEEENDAERYAISNEEDGLDLDEDEEDEDEF from the exons ATGTTGAAGAAAAGCTTGGGCAGTTTTTCCACCCAAATTTCGGCCCATTTTCCACCCAATTTTTGGCCCAATTTGCAGCCCAATTTTCGGCCCATTCAGCACACCCTAACAAGCAGAAACAACGCGTATCTTCTCCCCTTCTCCGCTTCTACAAGCATCAACAACACGCTCAAGAAATCTTCCCTTGCACCGCCGACCGCCGGACTTCTGGCCGCCGACCGCCGACCGCCGACCGCCGGACTTCAGGCCACCGCTTGCATCCCCCCACTTCG aGTTTATAAGATGGAAAACCTACAAGAAGAATTGAGAAAAAAAGATATTGGATGGAACTATGGGAGGATGGTTAATCCAGACAAGATTTCTGATGGAATATTATGCAACTTTTGCCAAAAAGTTACAAAAGGTGGGGTAACAAGGCTCAAACAACATCTTGCGGgaggatttaaaaatacaaaacttTGTCCAAAAGCCCCGGCATGTGTTAAGCAAGAAATGAAAGATCACTTTGAAGAAAAGTTGGCCCAAAAAACTGTCATGGATTCCATGCCTCActttgatgatgtttttgataTAGAAGAGCAAGGAGATGATATTGATCCATACGGGGATCCATCTTCTCATGGAAAGCGGTCGGTATCTATGTCTTCCTCGAGCAACTCGTCAATGTTAATGCCCAAAAAACCACGGTCGTTGGGTCCTATAAATGCTTTCTTTAAGCTAGACGCAAAGAATCAAGGTGGTAAAGCACCCCAATTTAATGAAGTTCAGAAAAAGTTGAGGTCTGATGCAGTTCAAAAATTTGCAAGGTGGATGTATGATGCAGGGATCGCATTCAATGCGGTCAAATATGACAGCTTGAAGCCAATGATCGAAGCTATTGGACAATATGGTCCTAGGATGAAACCACCTAGTTACCATGAGGTGAGAGAACCACTTTTAAAGGAGGAGATCAACCATACAAAGCTGATTTTGAAACAAAATGAAGAGGAGATGACGAAGAATGGTTGTACTTTGATGGCTGATGGGTGGAGAGATAGAAAGGGGAGATCACTTATCAATTTCTTGGTAAATACCCCAAAAGGCAGCATGTTTATTGAATCAGTTGATGCATCTAGCTACTCTCACACGGGTGAGAAGATGTTTGAGTTGCTTGACAAGTTTGTGCAAAAAGTTGGGGTGAATAATATTGTTCAAGTGGTCACCGACAGTGCATCAAATAATGTTTATGCGG GAAAGAAGTTGATGGATAAATATCCAAACTTGTATTGGGCCCCGTGTGCAGCACATTGTTTGGATTTGATGTTTGAGGATATATTCAAAATGTCAGATTTGAAGAGGGCACTTGAGCGGGCAATTAATGTTAACGGATATATTTACAACCGAACTATGGTGTTGAACATGATGAGAGAGTTCACCGGCCAAAGAGACCTTATCAGGCCAGATAAAACTCGTTTTGCCACTGCTTTCTTGACTATGAGAAGCTTTCAGCAGCATAAGCAACATTTGAGAAAGATGTTTACTTCAGAAAATTGGAGTAAAAGCAAATTTGCGAAGGAACAGACTGGTAAGCAAGCACAGAAAATTATTTTGATGCCTTCATTTTGGAATTCTATCATTTTTGCTATGAAAGTTGGTGGCCCATTATTGGAGGTACTTCGGTTGGTGGATGGGGAGAAGAAGCCTGCCATGAGTTATATATATGAGGCAATGGATAGGGCTAAGGAGAAAATAGCAAAAGCCTTTGGTAATAACGAAGATAGGTACAAAGAGGTTTTTGAGATAATCGACAATAGGTGGCAGTTGCAACTCCATCAAGATTTGCATGCGGCGGGTTATTTCTTGAACCCTCAGTTCTTTTACTCAAATTCTGAGATAGAACAAGATGAGGAAGTAGTTACGGGGTTGTACAATGCAATCAGTAGATTGACTTTTGATGGTGAGACGGAGAGGAAAATACATACAGAGTTGTTAAAATACAAACAAGCCGAAGGTCTTTTTGGGAAGGAAGTTGCAATCCAAATGAGAAAGGTTGTATCACCAG CTGCATGGTGGAACTCATATGGAGCTTCGACACCAAAGTTGCAAAAACTTGCCCAAAAGATACTCAGTCTCACTTGTAGCTCCTCTGGTTGCGAGCGCAATTGGAGTGTGTTTGAACAT CTCCATTCCAAGAAAATGAATAGATTGGAGCAAAAGCGACTGAATGATTTGGtgttcatcaaatacaacagagCTCTGAGGCGTAGATACGATAGTCGTGATGCCATCGATCCTATCATATTGACTGAAGTGGATGATGGCAATGAATGGTTGCTAGGGAGACTGGAGGATGAAGAGCCTGACTTTGTTCATGATGGTGATGATTTGACTTGGCAAGATGTTGCAGATGTTGTTGGAGTAGATGAAGCTCCTTATACATTGAGGAAATCCAAAGGAGCCTCGAAGGCGACCTCTACATCTACAGGAAGTTCGAAAGCGGCCACATCTAAGTCTAGAGGGAAAAGGCCAATAGAAACATCTACCACACATAATTTTATAGATGATGATGAATTTGAATTTGATGAAGAAAGTGAAGAAGAGAATGACGCCGAACGTTATGCAATTTCAAATGAAGAAGATGGTCTCGATCTTGAtgaagatgaagaagatgaagatgaattttaa